The following proteins come from a genomic window of Gemmatimonadota bacterium:
- a CDS encoding PQQ-binding-like beta-propeller repeat protein yields MLLAVLVPLSSILADEWPQWRGPHRDGVWSETGILEAFDGPEIPIRWRVPIGSGYSGPSVADGRVYVTDRLAKPKQVERVHCFDWETGELIWSFTYDCEYRIDYTAGPRANVIIHDGLAYALGAMGHLHCFDAATGTLKWKKDLNAEYNIEMPTWGIASAPIVEGSHLIVQIGGTPGACIVAFDHKTGAEKWKALEDNASYSAPIVITQGGERVLVCWTGRNIAGLNPQTGSTHWRHPFPPTRMEIGIASPVFYQNELFITDFFEGSLLLKLNPDKPIMQFGWHRKGRNERNTDALHSTMSTPIRLGDYIYGVDSYGELRCLDARNGDRIWEDLTAVPKARWSNIHFIQNGDKVWMFNERGELLITTLSPDGLNIISRAKLIEPTRDQLNRRGGVTWSHPAFAYKHVFARNDKELVCASLAKSENRND; encoded by the coding sequence ATGCTGCTCGCTGTGCTTGTCCCCCTCTCTTCGATTTTAGCCGATGAATGGCCGCAGTGGCGGGGACCGCACCGGGACGGTGTTTGGAGCGAAACCGGGATATTGGAGGCATTTGACGGACCGGAGATCCCGATTCGTTGGCGAGTACCAATCGGCAGCGGCTATAGCGGCCCGAGCGTCGCTGACGGGCGCGTTTACGTTACTGACCGTCTCGCGAAACCGAAACAGGTCGAACGTGTTCACTGTTTCGACTGGGAAACAGGTGAATTGATCTGGTCCTTCACCTACGATTGTGAATACCGAATTGACTATACCGCCGGGCCTCGAGCCAATGTTATCATTCATGACGGACTCGCTTACGCCTTAGGGGCGATGGGGCATCTCCACTGCTTTGATGCTGCAACCGGCACGTTGAAGTGGAAAAAAGACCTCAACGCCGAATACAATATTGAGATGCCAACCTGGGGGATTGCGAGCGCGCCGATTGTCGAGGGTTCACACCTCATCGTCCAAATCGGCGGCACGCCCGGAGCGTGCATCGTCGCTTTCGATCACAAAACCGGAGCCGAAAAATGGAAAGCCCTTGAAGACAACGCATCTTATTCAGCTCCAATTGTGATTACACAGGGGGGCGAGCGGGTGCTCGTCTGTTGGACAGGTAGAAATATCGCTGGGCTCAACCCGCAGACAGGCAGCACGCATTGGCGCCATCCGTTTCCCCCGACTCGCATGGAGATCGGGATCGCAAGTCCCGTTTTTTACCAAAATGAATTGTTTATCACTGATTTCTTTGAAGGCTCATTGCTGCTGAAACTGAATCCAGATAAGCCGATAATGCAATTCGGCTGGCACCGTAAGGGTAGAAATGAACGGAACACAGACGCGCTCCATTCCACGATGTCAACCCCGATCCGACTCGGCGATTACATTTACGGTGTGGATAGCTATGGGGAACTCCGCTGTCTCGATGCCCGCAACGGCGACCGGATTTGGGAAGACCTCACCGCGGTTCCGAAAGCGCGCTGGAGCAACATCCATTTTATCCAAAATGGCGATAAGGTCTGGATGTTTAATGAGCGCGGCGAACTCCTGATTACAACGCTTTCGCCGGACGGGCTGAATATCATCAGCCGCGCGAAACTGATCGAACCGACGCGCGACCAGTTGAACCGCAGAGGTGGTGTCACGTGGTCACATCCTGCGTTTGCCTATAAACATGTGTTCGCCCGAAATGACAAAGAACTGGTCTGTGCCAGTTTGGCGAAAAGCGAAAACAGGAATGATTAA
- a CDS encoding HAD family phosphatase has product MWNLPKRFIARQSAAEPFDCPWLIRGDAVIRLVAFDLDGTILNHNNTPSDASMAAICDLLDRGVAVASMSGRNFERNQIPFVSNPSVADALYAGCYNGAMVFAPKINGTRQLMHEQCLPDDIFSSLVQYADDRLMNFVYCRCDMNNEGPCEVYITDRMTKMSRAVATMTNMVYEVDADLAQRVRTKELASPPKIMLLPEPGHADETVDELKNIFGDQIYMAWAVAGRIEIMHPDVNKGAALTAIANHIGGSLDEVMAVGDGNNDLPMLRAAGTGVLMHNADAATHRAVAGENILQTDHIENDGFAKAVRRYVLDR; this is encoded by the coding sequence ATATGGAATTTACCGAAGCGGTTCATCGCTCGGCAGAGCGCGGCGGAACCGTTCGATTGCCCCTGGTTGATTAGAGGAGATGCAGTGATCAGACTTGTGGCATTTGATCTGGATGGAACGATCTTAAATCACAACAACACCCCATCGGATGCTTCGATGGCGGCGATTTGCGATTTATTGGATCGCGGCGTAGCTGTAGCGTCTATGAGTGGGCGCAATTTCGAACGCAACCAAATTCCGTTTGTAAGCAACCCCAGCGTGGCCGACGCCCTCTATGCCGGATGTTATAATGGCGCAATGGTTTTTGCTCCCAAAATAAATGGCACACGCCAACTCATGCACGAACAGTGTTTGCCCGATGACATATTCTCATCGCTGGTCCAATATGCCGATGACCGGCTCATGAATTTTGTATATTGTCGTTGCGACATGAATAATGAGGGGCCCTGCGAAGTTTATATCACCGACCGCATGACAAAAATGAGCCGCGCGGTAGCCACAATGACCAATATGGTCTATGAAGTCGATGCCGACCTCGCGCAGCGAGTACGCACAAAAGAATTGGCCTCGCCCCCCAAAATAATGCTCTTGCCCGAACCCGGACATGCCGATGAAACAGTTGATGAATTAAAAAATATATTCGGCGATCAAATTTACATGGCCTGGGCCGTGGCGGGTCGCATCGAAATCATGCACCCGGATGTGAACAAAGGCGCGGCACTCACAGCGATAGCCAACCACATTGGCGGCAGCCTCGATGAGGTGATGGCTGTGGGCGATGGCAATAATGATCTGCCCATGTTGCGCGCAGCCGGAACCGGTGTATTGATGCACAACGCAGATGCAGCAACCCATCGCGCAGTGGCCGGGGAAAATATTCTACAAACCGACCACATTGAAAACGATGGATTTGCCAAAGCCGTGCGTCGATATGTGCTTGATAGGTAA
- a CDS encoding MtaA/CmuA family methyltransferase yields MKPRDRVLAALNRAPVDRTPTCNPTSVATVELMDLVDAPFPQANREPELMARLAATSYTELGFDTIMPVFTIIQESSALGCKIQWEQKDNWPTVQMREPIWHKVDDIEIPSNLLTHPDTKCVLDAIGILRKEYGDEVAIIGKTMGPWSLAYHCFGVEDFLLLSLDDPDHTRQILDKLKEVTVAFGVAQIEAGADALTLPDHATGDLVSGDYYDRYLRELHIEFADRIPIPLILHICGRTVDRMEYIAQTGMAAFHYDSKNDPDESIDIVKERIALVGNINNPETLFSKEPETVKEEVYKNLSAGVHLVGPECAIPLQTSIENLKEIPKAVVDWHAEAESVNG; encoded by the coding sequence ATGAAACCGCGCGACCGCGTATTGGCCGCACTCAATCGGGCGCCTGTGGATCGCACACCGACCTGTAACCCGACTTCGGTTGCAACCGTAGAATTGATGGATCTCGTCGATGCGCCATTTCCGCAGGCAAATCGCGAACCAGAACTCATGGCACGGCTGGCGGCAACGAGCTATACCGAACTGGGTTTTGACACGATCATGCCCGTATTTACAATCATCCAGGAATCATCCGCACTCGGGTGCAAAATCCAGTGGGAACAAAAAGACAACTGGCCCACAGTGCAAATGAGAGAACCGATCTGGCACAAGGTAGATGATATTGAAATCCCATCGAACTTATTGACCCATCCCGATACAAAATGCGTGCTGGACGCGATTGGCATATTGCGAAAAGAATACGGCGATGAAGTGGCGATTATCGGTAAGACAATGGGACCCTGGTCTCTGGCGTATCACTGCTTTGGCGTAGAGGATTTTTTGCTCCTATCATTGGACGACCCGGATCACACGCGGCAAATTCTGGACAAATTAAAAGAAGTAACCGTCGCATTTGGCGTAGCGCAAATCGAAGCGGGAGCTGATGCCTTGACCCTGCCCGATCACGCAACGGGGGATCTGGTCAGCGGCGATTATTACGACCGGTATTTGCGCGAATTGCACATCGAATTTGCCGATCGCATACCCATTCCGCTAATTTTGCATATATGCGGACGCACCGTTGATCGGATGGAATACATCGCGCAAACGGGCATGGCGGCATTTCACTACGACTCCAAAAACGATCCAGATGAGTCAATCGATATTGTAAAAGAACGAATCGCGCTGGTCGGCAATATCAACAATCCGGAAACGCTATTTTCAAAAGAGCCGGAAACAGTAAAAGAAGAAGTGTATAAAAACCTGAGTGCAGGAGTACATCTGGTGGGGCCTGAATGTGCGATTCCCTTGCAAACATCAATCGAAAATCTGAAAGAAATCCCAAAAGCAGTCGTGGATTGGCATGCGGAGGCAGAGAGCGTTAATGGCTGA
- a CDS encoding cobalamin-binding protein — translation MQAIAASLIDGAHHDVDQLTREALNAGVGALEIMDDGLIAGMGIVGIKFRENFIFVPEVLACARAMKAGMAHIEPILSASGVEPVGTVIMGTVKGDLHDIGKNLCIMMLRGAGFVVHDLGVDTSEDEFMDAVEEHEAKLLGMSALLTTTMPNMGKTIEAFIDEDLRDDVKIMVGGAPVTQEFADDMGADGYGENALDCVELAVQLLKEWEEENE, via the coding sequence ATGCAGGCGATTGCCGCTTCATTGATCGATGGCGCGCACCACGATGTCGATCAATTGACGCGCGAAGCCCTAAATGCAGGCGTAGGTGCGCTGGAAATTATGGACGATGGGTTGATCGCCGGCATGGGCATTGTGGGAATTAAATTTCGAGAAAATTTTATTTTTGTACCCGAAGTCCTCGCGTGCGCCCGGGCAATGAAAGCTGGAATGGCGCATATTGAACCCATCTTGTCAGCCTCGGGCGTCGAGCCGGTAGGCACGGTCATTATGGGCACGGTAAAAGGCGATTTGCACGATATTGGCAAAAATTTGTGTATCATGATGTTGCGCGGTGCCGGGTTTGTCGTACACGACCTCGGCGTGGATACATCCGAAGACGAATTTATGGATGCCGTGGAAGAACACGAAGCCAAATTGCTCGGCATGTCCGCACTGTTGACCACGACAATGCCGAATATGGGCAAGACAATTGAAGCATTTATCGACGAAGACTTGCGAGACGATGTGAAAATCATGGTGGGCGGTGCCCCTGTGACACAGGAATTTGCCGACGACATGGGGGCGGATGGATATGGTGAAAACGCCCTGGACTGCGTGGAACTGGCTGTACAATTGTTGAAGGAGTGGGAGGAGGAGAATGAGTGA
- a CDS encoding homocysteine S-methyltransferase family protein — translation MKSFAERLADDQPMVYDGGFGSQLFAHGVNLANSSIASLSHPKEVVAVHRAYIDAGANAIGTNTFVVSPLHLEMADADEDDAEHLTELAVQHARQAVEESGKDVYVGGSIGPSPGAIEADAGDTVFGIPNVDVRSAHERVISAMVKGGVDFFVIETQFSAKEAAIAVDIARQTGLPIAVNMTYKFTKDRKTGELIYRTDWGVSPSDLLDILASGEFSDGDNLLGDVQLLGLNCGAETRNTDHTGMPYAIEGTVQMQKALGDRGIENKRLMAYPNAGLPSLDKVTKQASYSQGPEDMAQHVEDLLDAGGFLIGGCCGTTPDHIRAFRNIVDAQ, via the coding sequence ATGAAGTCTTTTGCAGAACGCCTCGCAGATGACCAGCCAATGGTGTATGACGGCGGATTTGGGTCTCAATTATTTGCACACGGGGTAAATCTGGCAAACAGTTCCATCGCCAGTCTATCGCATCCCAAAGAGGTTGTAGCAGTGCATCGCGCGTATATCGATGCGGGTGCAAATGCCATTGGCACAAACACATTTGTGGTATCCCCCCTGCATCTCGAGATGGCCGACGCCGATGAGGATGATGCCGAGCACCTGACAGAATTAGCTGTCCAACACGCCCGGCAAGCCGTTGAAGAAAGCGGGAAGGATGTTTATGTGGGTGGCTCCATCGGTCCCTCCCCCGGTGCTATCGAAGCCGATGCCGGCGATACGGTTTTTGGCATCCCCAATGTAGATGTGCGATCGGCCCACGAGCGCGTGATCTCTGCCATGGTCAAAGGCGGCGTCGATTTTTTTGTCATAGAAACGCAGTTTTCCGCCAAAGAAGCGGCAATCGCCGTTGACATTGCGCGACAAACGGGCTTGCCCATCGCCGTGAATATGACGTATAAATTCACAAAGGATCGCAAAACGGGCGAATTGATCTATCGCACGGACTGGGGGGTTTCACCCAGCGACCTACTGGACATTTTGGCAAGTGGCGAATTTTCAGACGGCGATAATCTACTCGGCGATGTGCAACTCCTGGGCTTGAACTGTGGCGCAGAAACGCGCAATACAGACCACACGGGCATGCCCTATGCAATTGAGGGCACAGTGCAGATGCAAAAAGCACTTGGGGATCGCGGCATTGAAAACAAGCGCTTGATGGCCTATCCCAATGCGGGCTTACCCTCCCTGGACAAAGTCACCAAACAGGCATCGTATTCGCAAGGACCAGAAGACATGGCGCAACACGTCGAAGACTTGTTGGACGCCGGTGGATTCTTGATAGGCGGATGTTGCGGCACAACGCCCGATCACATTCGAGCATTTCGCAATATCGTAGATGCACAATAG
- a CDS encoding Gfo/Idh/MocA family oxidoreductase produces the protein MADKIRIGIIGAGGIFRSRHFPGLAKIDDAEVVAICNRSIESGEKVIAEQGLSAEAMTDPQTLLHRDDIDAIMIGTWPYKHCEFVLASLDAGKHTFVQARMAMNLREARLMYARSRETNLVTQICPAPPWKGGRFLRRLIDEGYLGDIFHVYVRDLGGRYWDIEEPLHWRQMRRYSGLNILGMGITVERVARVFGYMSTITAETEIFTRERPLPDGSGTGPVETPDMAHVIGKMENGARAAFLFSGVAQFGGSSVVEAYGSEGTLTYDMGTQIRGAKTGDRRPQQIPIPEDEAAEWTVEADFINAIKGGPQGDTSFYEGMRYMEFTEAVHRSAERGGTVRLPLVD, from the coding sequence ATGGCAGATAAAATTCGCATTGGCATCATTGGTGCGGGTGGTATTTTTCGGAGCCGACATTTTCCGGGACTGGCAAAAATTGACGACGCCGAAGTCGTGGCAATATGCAACCGCAGCATAGAAAGCGGTGAAAAGGTCATAGCCGAACAGGGCTTATCAGCCGAGGCCATGACAGACCCACAGACCCTGTTACACCGGGACGATATCGATGCCATAATGATCGGCACCTGGCCGTACAAACACTGTGAATTCGTCCTCGCGTCCTTAGACGCGGGCAAACACACCTTTGTACAGGCGCGCATGGCAATGAACTTGCGCGAAGCCCGATTGATGTATGCCAGAAGTCGGGAAACAAATCTCGTAACCCAAATTTGTCCAGCACCGCCCTGGAAAGGCGGGCGTTTCTTGAGGCGGCTCATAGATGAAGGGTATTTGGGCGATATCTTCCACGTATATGTCCGCGATCTGGGCGGGCGTTATTGGGATATCGAAGAGCCATTGCACTGGCGACAAATGCGCCGGTATTCCGGTCTGAATATCCTGGGAATGGGCATTACCGTCGAGCGCGTCGCACGCGTATTTGGCTATATGTCAACCATAACGGCAGAAACCGAAATTTTTACCAGAGAGCGACCTCTACCCGATGGGTCTGGTACTGGACCGGTTGAAACACCTGATATGGCGCATGTCATAGGCAAAATGGAAAATGGTGCGCGTGCGGCATTTCTGTTTTCGGGCGTCGCGCAATTTGGCGGAAGCTCCGTCGTTGAAGCTTATGGCAGCGAAGGCACATTGACTTACGACATGGGAACGCAAATCCGCGGTGCAAAAACGGGTGATCGACGACCGCAACAAATTCCCATCCCCGAAGATGAAGCCGCAGAATGGACTGTCGAAGCAGATTTTATCAATGCCATCAAGGGTGGGCCTCAGGGCGATACCAGCTTTTACGAAGGCATGAGATATATGGAATTTACCGAAGCGGTTCATCGCTCGGCAGAGCGCGGCGGAACCGTTCGATTGCCCCTGGTTGATTAG
- a CDS encoding DUF4445 domain-containing protein → MGKVQQLEARKTIFDYADDLAVQVPTSCFRSGICHECVVEIAKGEESLCPKTEAEAFLKDNYRLACQAEVVDLDAEVEFVPLRREPQILTLSQEKEIDRDPVVTRRGDRVFYDGEDIDRFRGHIYGLAIDVGTTTIVMDLVDLESGESIAIASYENPQRFGGSDIMYRISYDGEYPNELWKALVNAINHEILVLCEKLDFERQEIYEIVVAGNATMRDMFFRLDVQSIGQKPYKSQIEHEYLAGERKTTALYESSRRLGIRANPKARVYGMPLIASHVGGDVAADMLAVEMGAQDEIFMLVDVGTNTEVVVGNRDRLVAASCPAGPAFEGGGIACGMPGQDGAIESMAWENGQFNYRVIGNGAPQGLCGSGLIDLLAELRRHDLMTEKGVFADRKQYEMIVVPEHGIALSREDASNLAQAKAANYCGQLLVMREFGITPDQIHRLYLSGGFANYVNVQNAIDIGFLAPVPQERIEKVGNAAILGAREVLLSRKRRDSLERLVKRIEHVELETKPDFFDVFVEGCQFKRMTV, encoded by the coding sequence ATGGGCAAGGTGCAACAACTCGAAGCGCGAAAGACGATATTTGATTATGCCGACGATCTGGCCGTTCAGGTTCCAACGTCGTGTTTTCGATCGGGGATATGCCATGAATGCGTGGTAGAAATTGCAAAAGGTGAAGAGAGCCTGTGCCCCAAAACCGAAGCTGAAGCCTTCTTAAAAGATAATTACCGACTGGCCTGTCAGGCCGAAGTCGTAGATTTAGATGCAGAAGTTGAATTTGTGCCCCTGCGCCGCGAACCTCAAATTTTGACCTTGAGCCAGGAAAAGGAAATTGATCGTGATCCCGTGGTAACACGCCGTGGCGATCGGGTATTCTACGACGGAGAAGACATCGATCGCTTTCGGGGACACATCTATGGGCTGGCAATTGATGTGGGCACCACGACAATTGTGATGGATCTCGTAGATCTGGAATCTGGTGAGAGTATTGCGATTGCATCTTATGAAAATCCCCAGCGTTTTGGCGGCAGCGATATCATGTATCGCATTTCCTATGATGGCGAATATCCAAATGAGCTGTGGAAGGCACTGGTAAATGCGATCAACCACGAAATTCTCGTACTATGTGAAAAATTGGATTTTGAGCGACAAGAAATTTACGAAATTGTCGTCGCTGGCAATGCCACCATGAGAGATATGTTTTTCAGGCTCGATGTGCAGAGTATTGGACAAAAGCCCTATAAATCTCAAATAGAACACGAATATCTGGCCGGAGAGCGAAAAACAACCGCCCTTTATGAAAGCAGCAGGCGGTTGGGCATTCGGGCAAATCCCAAAGCGCGGGTATATGGCATGCCCCTTATTGCAAGCCATGTGGGCGGCGATGTCGCAGCGGATATGCTGGCCGTAGAAATGGGCGCTCAAGACGAGATATTCATGCTCGTCGATGTGGGCACCAATACCGAAGTCGTAGTGGGCAACCGAGACAGGTTGGTGGCAGCTTCTTGTCCGGCGGGACCCGCATTTGAAGGCGGCGGTATCGCCTGTGGCATGCCCGGACAAGATGGGGCGATCGAATCCATGGCGTGGGAAAATGGCCAGTTCAATTACCGCGTAATCGGCAACGGCGCCCCCCAGGGGTTGTGCGGCTCTGGACTGATCGATTTGTTGGCCGAACTTCGGCGGCATGATTTGATGACAGAAAAGGGCGTATTTGCCGACCGCAAGCAATATGAAATGATTGTAGTGCCCGAACACGGCATTGCGCTATCGCGCGAAGATGCGAGCAATCTGGCTCAGGCCAAGGCCGCAAATTACTGTGGGCAGTTACTTGTCATGCGCGAATTTGGCATCACACCCGACCAGATCCATCGACTTTATCTATCTGGCGGATTTGCCAATTACGTCAATGTGCAAAATGCGATTGACATCGGTTTTCTCGCACCCGTGCCACAAGAACGCATCGAAAAGGTGGGAAATGCCGCGATATTGGGCGCGAGAGAAGTATTGCTCTCGCGGAAACGACGCGATAGCTTAGAACGCCTTGTGAAGCGGATTGAGCATGTGGAACTGGAGACAAAGCCAGATTTTTTTGATGTATTTGTCGAAGGGTGTCAATTTAAGAGGATGACAGTATGA